Proteins co-encoded in one Flavobacterium fluviale genomic window:
- a CDS encoding TAT-variant-translocated molybdopterin oxidoreductase: protein MSSNKKYWKSVEELENSSIVEALRNNEFVEEIPTDEFLGNAEALSTSGTSRRDFLKYVGFSTAAVTLAACEGPVHKSIPYVLQPEQIIPGVADYYATTVFDGFDFANLLVKTREGRPIKIENNTIAGAKFAANARIHASILGLYDSTRLKEPKVEGKDSNWSAADLRIKSSLADAKAKGGQVVLLTNTLASPSTEKLIAEFIAKNPNAKHVVYDAVSSSEALDAFESAFGERALVDYDFSKSSLIVSVGADFLGDWQGGGYDSGYAKGRIPQNGKMSRHFQFESNMTLSGAAADKRVPMTIAAQKQALVQIYNIIAGASVPVALDEKVKAEVVKAAQQLKAAGSKGVLVSGIEDKNAQLLVLAINQVLASEAFTTAGTRQIRKGSNAVVSQLIKDLNAGSVHTLIMSGVNPVYTLADSAAFVSGLKKVKTSVSFSLKEDETASIVTVAAPAPHYLESWGDVELTKGTYSLTQPTIRPIFNTKQFQDVLLSLNGTAGTFYDYLKANSAVFTAGSSWSKVLHDGVYVVGSTALAGGSIDAATAANAVSRSKSAGEYELVLYTKTGLGDGQHANNPWLQEFPDPITRVSWDNYITVSNADAKKIGLSNEIVANGGLNGSYATITTADGVKLDNVPVIVQPGQAVGTIGLALGYGRKASLKEEMQVGLNAYALYKGFNGVQSVSIAKAGGEHEFACVQGQKTLMGRGDIIKETTLEVFNSKDAEHWNEKPMVSLDHQEVEATTVDLWESFDRSTGHHFNLSIDLNACTGCGACVIACHAENNVPVVGKAEVRRSRDMHWLRIDRYYSSESTFEGDNERKEGIAGLSSSLSTFNEMEKPGDNPQVAFQPVMCQHCNHAPCETVCPVAATSHGRQGQNHMAYNRCVGTRYCANNCPYKVRRFNWFLYNKNSEFDYHMNDDLGRMVLNPDVNVRSRGVMEKCSFCIQSTQAVILQAKREGRVVAKDEFNNAVACSAACSSGAMIFGDVNDKESEVAKLAESERAYHLLEHVGTKPNVFYHVKVRNT, encoded by the coding sequence TGGAAAAGTGTTGAAGAGCTAGAAAATAGCTCTATTGTTGAGGCGCTTAGAAATAACGAATTTGTTGAAGAAATTCCTACTGATGAGTTTTTGGGTAACGCTGAGGCTTTATCTACATCAGGGACTTCACGTCGTGACTTTTTAAAGTACGTAGGGTTTAGTACTGCAGCTGTTACATTAGCTGCCTGCGAAGGTCCTGTTCACAAGTCTATCCCTTATGTATTACAACCAGAGCAAATCATTCCTGGTGTTGCAGATTATTATGCAACTACAGTATTTGATGGTTTTGATTTTGCTAATCTATTGGTTAAAACTCGTGAGGGTCGTCCAATTAAAATTGAAAACAATACAATTGCAGGAGCTAAATTTGCTGCGAATGCTAGAATTCATGCATCTATTTTAGGCTTGTATGACAGCACTCGTTTGAAAGAGCCAAAAGTAGAAGGTAAAGATTCTAATTGGTCTGCTGCTGATTTAAGAATTAAATCAAGTTTAGCTGATGCAAAAGCTAAAGGTGGTCAAGTTGTATTGTTAACAAATACTTTGGCTAGTCCATCTACAGAAAAATTAATCGCTGAGTTTATTGCTAAAAATCCAAATGCTAAGCATGTGGTATATGATGCAGTTTCTTCATCTGAAGCTTTAGATGCTTTTGAATCTGCTTTTGGTGAAAGAGCTTTAGTTGATTATGATTTTTCAAAATCTTCTTTAATCGTTTCTGTTGGAGCTGATTTCCTTGGAGATTGGCAAGGTGGTGGATATGATTCTGGATATGCTAAAGGACGTATTCCTCAAAACGGAAAAATGTCTCGTCACTTCCAGTTCGAATCAAATATGACATTATCTGGAGCTGCTGCTGATAAGCGTGTTCCAATGACTATAGCTGCTCAAAAGCAAGCTCTAGTTCAAATTTATAATATTATTGCAGGTGCTTCTGTTCCTGTAGCTTTAGATGAAAAAGTTAAAGCTGAAGTAGTAAAAGCTGCTCAGCAACTTAAAGCTGCTGGTTCAAAAGGAGTTTTAGTATCTGGAATTGAAGATAAAAATGCTCAATTATTAGTTTTAGCTATCAATCAAGTGTTGGCTAGTGAGGCTTTTACTACTGCAGGGACGAGACAAATTAGAAAAGGATCTAATGCTGTTGTTTCTCAGTTAATTAAAGATTTGAATGCAGGAAGTGTTCATACTTTAATTATGAGTGGAGTAAATCCTGTTTACACATTAGCTGATTCTGCTGCTTTTGTTTCTGGATTGAAAAAAGTTAAAACATCTGTTTCTTTTTCATTAAAAGAAGATGAAACTGCATCGATTGTTACTGTTGCTGCTCCAGCTCCTCATTATTTAGAGTCTTGGGGTGATGTTGAATTAACAAAAGGAACTTATAGTTTAACACAGCCAACTATTCGTCCTATCTTTAATACAAAACAATTTCAAGATGTTTTATTATCATTGAATGGTACTGCTGGTACTTTTTATGATTATTTAAAAGCTAATTCTGCTGTATTTACTGCAGGATCTTCTTGGAGTAAAGTATTACATGATGGAGTTTATGTGGTTGGTTCTACTGCTTTAGCAGGTGGTTCTATAGATGCTGCAACTGCTGCAAATGCTGTTTCTAGATCTAAATCAGCTGGAGAATACGAGTTAGTTTTATATACAAAAACTGGTCTAGGAGATGGACAACATGCAAACAATCCTTGGTTGCAAGAGTTTCCAGATCCAATCACGAGAGTATCTTGGGATAATTATATTACAGTTTCAAATGCTGATGCTAAGAAGATCGGTTTATCTAATGAAATCGTTGCGAATGGTGGTTTAAATGGTAGTTATGCTACTATTACTACTGCAGACGGAGTGAAGTTGGATAACGTTCCGGTTATCGTTCAGCCAGGTCAAGCAGTTGGAACTATTGGTTTAGCTTTAGGTTATGGGCGTAAAGCTTCTCTAAAAGAAGAAATGCAGGTAGGTTTAAATGCTTACGCTTTATATAAAGGATTTAATGGTGTTCAATCTGTTTCTATCGCTAAAGCTGGAGGAGAACATGAGTTTGCTTGTGTTCAAGGTCAGAAAACATTGATGGGTAGAGGAGATATCATTAAAGAAACTACTTTAGAAGTATTTAATAGTAAAGATGCGGAACATTGGAATGAAAAACCAATGGTATCTTTAGATCACCAAGAAGTTGAAGCTACAACTGTAGATTTATGGGAATCATTTGATCGTTCAACTGGTCACCACTTCAATCTTTCAATCGACTTAAATGCTTGTACAGGATGTGGAGCATGTGTTATTGCTTGTCACGCTGAGAACAACGTTCCGGTTGTGGGTAAAGCTGAAGTTAGAAGAAGCCGTGATATGCACTGGTTGCGTATCGATAGATATTATTCTTCTGAAAGTACTTTTGAAGGTGATAATGAAAGAAAAGAAGGAATCGCTGGTCTATCTAGTTCATTATCTACATTTAATGAAATGGAAAAACCTGGAGATAACCCTCAGGTAGCATTCCAGCCAGTAATGTGTCAGCACTGTAATCACGCACCTTGTGAGACAGTTTGTCCAGTTGCTGCTACATCTCATGGTCGTCAAGGTCAAAACCATATGGCTTACAACAGATGTGTTGGTACTCGTTATTGTGCAAACAACTGTCCTTATAAAGTACGTCGTTTCAACTGGTTCTTATATAACAAGAACAGTGAATTCGATTATCATATGAATGACGATTTAGGTCGTATGGTGTTAAATCCAGATGTAAACGTTCGTTCTCGTGGTGTTATGGAAAAATGTTCTTTCTGTATCCAAAGTACTCAAGCTGTAATTCTTCAAGCAAAACGTGAAGGTAGAGTAGTAGCAAAAGATGAGTTTAACAATGCTGTTGCTTGTTCTGCTGCTTGTTCTTCTGGAGCTATGATCTTTGGAGACGTAAATGATAAAGAAAGTGAAGTTGCTAAACTTGCTGAAAGCGAAAGAGCATATCACTTATTAGAGCATGTGGGGACAAAACCAAATGTTTTCTATCATGTTAAAGTTAGAAATACTTAG
- the nrfD gene encoding NrfD/PsrC family molybdoenzyme membrane anchor subunit, producing the protein MSSHYEAPIRKPLVIGDKSYHDVTVDVAAPVEGPANKQWWIVFTIALVAFLWGLGCIIYTVSTGIGTWGLNKTVGWAWDITNFVWWVGIGHAGTLISAVLLLFRQRWRMAINRSAEAMTIFSVVQAGLFPIIHMGRPWLAYWVLPIPNQFGSLWVNFNSPLLWDVFAISTYLSVSLVFWWTGLLPDFAMLRDRAITPFNKRVYSILSFGWSGRAKDWQRFEEVSLVLAGLATPLVLSVHTIVSMDFATSVIPGWHTTIFPPYFVAGAVFSGFAMVNTLLIVMRKVSNLEAYITLQHIELMNIIIMITGSIVGVAYITELFVAWYSGVEYEQYAFLNRATGPYWWAYWSMMTCNVFSPQFMWFKKLRTSIMFSFIISIVVNIGMWFERFVIIVTSLHRDYLPSSWTMFSPTFVDIGIFIGTIGFFFVLFLLYSRTFPVIAQAEVKTILKGTGDNYIRERANSKDSHHE; encoded by the coding sequence ATGTCGTCTCATTACGAAGCACCCATTAGAAAACCTTTAGTTATAGGTGATAAATCATATCACGATGTAACTGTAGATGTGGCAGCGCCTGTAGAAGGACCTGCAAATAAACAATGGTGGATTGTATTTACAATCGCATTAGTAGCCTTCCTTTGGGGGTTAGGTTGTATAATTTACACCGTATCTACCGGTATCGGAACATGGGGATTAAATAAAACAGTTGGTTGGGCTTGGGATATCACAAACTTCGTTTGGTGGGTAGGTATTGGTCACGCCGGAACATTAATTTCTGCGGTATTATTACTTTTCCGTCAACGTTGGAGAATGGCTATTAACCGTTCTGCAGAAGCGATGACTATCTTCTCAGTAGTCCAAGCAGGTCTTTTTCCAATTATTCACATGGGGCGTCCATGGTTAGCATACTGGGTTTTACCAATTCCAAATCAATTTGGATCTCTATGGGTAAACTTTAACTCACCATTACTTTGGGACGTATTTGCGATTTCAACTTATCTTTCAGTATCGTTAGTTTTCTGGTGGACTGGATTATTACCTGACTTTGCAATGCTTCGTGATAGAGCTATAACTCCATTTAACAAAAGAGTTTATTCTATCTTAAGTTTTGGATGGAGCGGTAGAGCAAAAGACTGGCAGCGTTTTGAAGAAGTATCTTTGGTATTAGCTGGTTTAGCTACTCCTCTTGTACTTTCTGTACACACGATTGTATCTATGGACTTTGCTACTTCTGTGATTCCTGGATGGCATACAACAATTTTCCCTCCTTACTTCGTTGCAGGAGCGGTATTCTCAGGATTCGCGATGGTAAATACCTTGTTGATCGTTATGAGAAAGGTTTCTAATCTTGAAGCATACATTACACTACAACATATTGAATTAATGAACATCATTATCATGATCACAGGATCTATTGTTGGTGTGGCTTACATTACTGAGTTATTTGTAGCTTGGTATTCAGGTGTAGAGTATGAGCAGTATGCTTTCTTAAACAGAGCAACAGGACCTTACTGGTGGGCTTACTGGTCGATGATGACTTGTAATGTATTCTCTCCTCAGTTCATGTGGTTTAAAAAATTAAGAACTAGTATCATGTTCTCATTCATTATTTCCATTGTAGTAAATATCGGAATGTGGTTCGAAAGATTCGTAATTATTGTTACTTCTTTACATAGAGATTACCTTCCATCTTCTTGGACAATGTTCTCACCAACATTTGTTGATATTGGAATTTTCATTGGAACAATTGGTTTCTTCTTCGTATTGTTTTTATTGTACTCAAGAACTTTCCCTGTAATTGCTCAGGCAGAGGTTAAAACAATTTTGAAAGGAACTGGAGATAATTACATTAGAGAAAGAGCAAATAGTAAAGATTCACATCATGAGTAA
- a CDS encoding DUF3341 domain-containing protein, which yields MSNKVIYAIYNDDDVLMSAVKKTRAAHHHIEEVFTPFPVHGLDKAMGLAPTRLAICAFLYGCVGISVATTMMSYIMIHDWPQDIGGKPSFSFIQNMPSFVPIMFEMTVFFAAHLMVITFYMRSRLWPFKEAENPDVRTTDDHFLMEVAVNNNEAELVSFFEGTGAVEVKVIEKN from the coding sequence ATGAGTAATAAAGTAATATACGCCATTTATAATGACGATGACGTTTTGATGAGTGCAGTAAAGAAAACTAGAGCTGCACATCATCATATTGAAGAGGTTTTTACTCCATTCCCAGTTCACGGTTTGGATAAAGCCATGGGATTAGCGCCAACTAGATTAGCAATATGTGCTTTCTTATATGGATGTGTTGGTATCTCTGTTGCTACAACAATGATGAGTTATATAATGATTCATGACTGGCCACAAGATATTGGTGGTAAGCCAAGTTTTAGTTTCATTCAAAATATGCCATCTTTTGTGCCAATTATGTTTGAGATGACTGTATTTTTTGCAGCCCACTTAATGGTAATCACTTTTTACATGAGAAGTAGATTATGGCCTTTTAAAGAAGCGGAGAATCCAGATGTTAGAACAACAGATGACCATTTCTTAATGGAAGTTGCTGTAAATAATAACGAAGCTGAATTGGTTTCTTTCTTTGAAGGAACTGGAGCTGTGGAAGTTAAAGTAATAGAAAAGAATTAA
- a CDS encoding c-type cytochrome: MKRIYKITLLVGITILVSSCHNNSAPNYQYFPNMYESVAYEPYTEAKIFKGGKEGQLPVAGTINRGFEPYEYENSTAGYELAKANLKSPLDSIERNSGKGKELFEIYCISCHGATGNGKGKLVEREKFLGVPSYKDREITEGSIFHVETYGLNAMGSHANQLSAHERWLVADYVLKLKSQL; the protein is encoded by the coding sequence ATGAAAAGGATATATAAAATAACACTTTTAGTTGGTATAACTATTTTAGTTTCATCTTGCCACAATAATTCGGCACCGAACTATCAGTATTTCCCAAATATGTATGAGTCTGTAGCCTATGAGCCATATACAGAAGCAAAAATATTTAAGGGAGGAAAAGAAGGACAGCTTCCTGTTGCAGGAACTATTAATAGAGGTTTTGAGCCTTATGAATATGAAAATTCAACTGCTGGTTATGAATTAGCAAAAGCTAATTTAAAATCTCCTTTGGATTCTATTGAAAGAAATTCTGGAAAAGGTAAAGAGCTTTTCGAGATTTACTGTATCAGCTGCCATGGCGCTACTGGTAATGGTAAAGGTAAATTGGTTGAGAGAGAAAAATTTCTTGGAGTACCTAGCTATAAAGACAGAGAAATCACTGAAGGAAGTATCTTTCATGTTGAGACTTATGGTTTAAATGCAATGGGTTCACATGCAAATCAATTAAGTGCTCACGAACGTTGGTTAGTTGCTGACTATGTTCTGAAACTAAAAAGCCAATTATAA
- a CDS encoding quinol:cytochrome C oxidoreductase, which produces MYTFSSKLKTFSIILMAVGLLGIGYGFLSAPKDIQEVEKILAADEHGSHGAAHEEKAEASHKEEGHHAAAEAAHDSHKGAEHAEVSGANEHEKHLEHVLHQLQNKPWSAVYVACIFFLLLSMGVLAFYAIQQVAQAGWSPVLFRVMQGITAYLPAGSIIFFIILVLCGLQFNHIFVWLGEGVTDPKSPNYDAIIAGKSGYLNFPFWIARAFIFLLGWNIYRHFSRKNCLAQDEANDDLYYKKNFKASAGFLVFFIVSESIMSWDWIMSFDPHWFSTLFGWYVFASFFVSGITTIALVTIYLKSKGYLEYVNTSHIHDLAKFMFGISVFWTYLWFSQFMLIWYANIPEEVTYFVTRIQLYNLPFFGAVVMNFVFPLLILINTDFKRLNWVVVMAGVVILLGHYVDFFNMIMPGTVGDKWFIGVPEIASILFFLGLFIFVVFTALTKSPLLAKRNPFIEESKHFHY; this is translated from the coding sequence ATGTATACATTTTCAAGTAAATTAAAAACTTTTTCTATCATCTTAATGGCCGTAGGTTTATTAGGAATTGGGTATGGTTTTTTAAGTGCGCCAAAAGATATTCAAGAAGTTGAAAAAATACTAGCTGCAGATGAACATGGTTCTCATGGTGCTGCACATGAAGAAAAAGCGGAGGCATCTCATAAAGAAGAAGGTCATCATGCTGCTGCTGAAGCTGCACATGACTCTCATAAAGGTGCTGAGCACGCTGAAGTTTCTGGGGCTAATGAGCACGAGAAACATTTAGAGCACGTATTGCACCAATTACAAAACAAACCTTGGTCTGCAGTATATGTAGCTTGTATTTTCTTTTTGCTGCTTTCAATGGGAGTTTTAGCTTTTTACGCTATTCAGCAAGTTGCTCAGGCAGGCTGGTCTCCAGTTTTATTTAGAGTAATGCAAGGTATAACGGCTTATTTACCAGCTGGTTCAATCATCTTTTTTATTATTTTAGTATTATGTGGACTGCAATTTAACCATATTTTTGTATGGTTAGGTGAAGGTGTAACAGATCCTAAAAGTCCAAATTATGATGCTATAATTGCAGGTAAATCAGGTTATTTAAACTTTCCTTTCTGGATTGCAAGAGCTTTTATCTTTTTATTAGGATGGAATATTTACCGTCATTTTTCTAGAAAAAACTGTTTAGCACAAGATGAAGCAAATGACGATCTTTACTACAAAAAGAATTTCAAAGCTTCTGCAGGATTTTTAGTATTCTTTATCGTTTCTGAATCTATTATGTCTTGGGATTGGATTATGTCTTTTGATCCACACTGGTTTAGTACTTTATTTGGATGGTATGTATTTGCTTCTTTCTTTGTAAGTGGTATTACTACTATTGCTTTAGTAACAATATATTTAAAATCAAAAGGATACTTAGAGTATGTAAATACGAGCCATATTCATGATTTAGCTAAATTTATGTTTGGTATTAGTGTTTTCTGGACTTATTTATGGTTCTCTCAGTTCATGTTGATTTGGTATGCTAACATTCCAGAAGAGGTAACTTATTTTGTAACAAGAATTCAATTATATAACCTTCCTTTCTTTGGAGCGGTTGTTATGAACTTTGTTTTCCCATTATTAATATTAATTAATACTGACTTTAAACGTCTTAACTGGGTTGTTGTAATGGCTGGTGTTGTAATATTATTAGGTCACTATGTTGATTTCTTTAATATGATTATGCCTGGTACAGTAGGAGACAAATGGTTTATCGGAGTTCCTGAAATTGCATCAATTCTTTTCTTCTTAGGTCTATTTATATTTGTTGTATTTACTGCATTAACTAAATCTCCTTTGCTTGCAAAAAGAAATCCTTTCATTGAAGAAAGTAAACATTTTCATTATTAA
- a CDS encoding cytochrome c oxidase subunit II, whose translation MTSLLVIIVLVLLAVALWQLTKIFDLTQVGVSSDDSQVASDNDNNIQGYILFGFLAFIYIFTIYGLLKWGNLALHTPASEHGLLVDNLMNITWVLIFTVQVITQGLLYWFSFKYKGNKDKKALFFADSNKLEAIWSIIPSVVLACLILYGLYAWNNIMFVDKDEDVIEIELYAQQFKWTARYAGADNTLGKANVRLIEGVNTLGVDMSDKNSQDDIVVSELHIPKGKKVHFKMRSQDVLHSAYFPHFRAQMNCVPGMVTEFAFVPTYTTAEYRELPFMVEKVAHINKLRAEKSVDLVAKGGTALDPYTFDYLLLCNKICGASHYNMQMKVVVDTPEDYKKWLSEKTTLAEDIKAAAAAEKPAVEGAAPTTDTAAKVVDTVKAVVDTVKAAVAKVAMK comes from the coding sequence ATGACAAGTTTGTTGGTAATTATAGTTTTAGTTTTATTAGCAGTTGCATTATGGCAATTGACCAAGATATTTGATCTTACTCAAGTAGGAGTATCTTCGGACGATTCTCAAGTTGCATCAGATAATGATAATAACATTCAGGGATATATTTTGTTTGGCTTTTTAGCTTTCATTTATATATTTACGATTTATGGTTTACTAAAATGGGGTAATCTAGCACTTCATACTCCTGCATCAGAGCATGGACTTTTAGTAGATAATTTAATGAATATTACTTGGGTATTAATTTTTACTGTTCAAGTTATAACTCAAGGTTTATTATATTGGTTTTCTTTCAAATACAAAGGAAATAAAGATAAAAAAGCATTGTTTTTTGCTGATAGTAATAAATTAGAGGCAATTTGGAGTATCATTCCTTCTGTTGTTTTAGCATGTTTAATTCTTTACGGATTGTACGCTTGGAATAACATTATGTTTGTTGATAAAGACGAGGATGTTATTGAAATCGAGCTATATGCTCAACAATTTAAATGGACTGCAAGATACGCAGGTGCTGATAATACTTTAGGAAAAGCTAACGTGAGATTAATTGAAGGTGTAAATACTTTAGGAGTAGATATGTCTGATAAAAATTCTCAAGACGATATTGTAGTTTCTGAATTGCATATTCCAAAAGGGAAAAAAGTACATTTTAAAATGCGTTCTCAAGACGTTTTACACTCAGCTTACTTTCCACACTTTAGAGCACAAATGAACTGTGTTCCTGGTATGGTTACTGAATTTGCTTTCGTTCCAACTTATACTACTGCTGAATACAGAGAGTTACCATTTATGGTTGAAAAAGTTGCGCACATTAACAAACTTAGAGCTGAAAAAAGCGTTGATTTAGTTGCAAAAGGAGGTACAGCTTTAGATCCTTATACATTTGATTATTTATTATTATGTAATAAAATCTGTGGAGCTTCACATTATAACATGCAAATGAAAGTTGTTGTGGATACTCCAGAAGACTACAAAAAATGGTTAAGTGAGAAAACTACTTTAGCTGAAGATATCAAAGCAGCGGCTGCTGCAGAGAAACCAGCTGTTGAAGGAGCTGCACCAACTACAGATACTGCTGCAAAAGTAGTCGATACTGTTAAAGCAGTTGTTGATACTGTTAAAGCAGCTGTAGCTAAAGTTGCGATGAAATAA
- a CDS encoding cytochrome c oxidase subunit I — protein sequence MSAEAHDHDHGHDHEHEHHHKDTFITKYIFSIDHKMIAKQYLITGIVMGVIGIAMSLLFRMQLAWPEESFKIFNVLLGDKFAPDGVMANDIYLALVTIHGTIMVFFVLTAGLSGTFSNLLIPLQIGARDMASGFMNMISYWLFFVSAVVMLCSLFVEAGPASAGWTIYPPLSALPQAIPGSGTGMTLWLVSMAIFIASSLMGSLNYIVTVLNLRTKGMSMTRLPLTIWTFFVTAIIGVISFPVLLSAALLLIFDRSFGTSFFLSDIYIAGEVLHYQGGSPVLFEHLFWFLGHPEVYIVILPAMGLVSEIMATNSRKPIFGYRAMIMSVLAIAFLSTIVWGHHMFISGMNPFLGSVFTFTTLLIAIPSAVKAFNWITTLWKGNLQFNPAMLFSIGMVSTFITGGLTGIILGDSTLDINVHDTYFVIAHFHLVMGISALYGMFAGIYHWFPKMYGRMLNKNLGYIHFWVTAVCAYGVFFPMHFIGLAGLPRRYYTNTNFPLFDDLQNVNVLITTFALVGGAFQLVFLYNFFSSIFYGKKAVQNPWRSTTLEWTTPVEHIHGNWPGEIPHVYRWPYDYSNPNHDVDFVPQNVPMKEGEEVLHH from the coding sequence ATGTCAGCAGAAGCGCACGATCACGATCACGGACACGATCACGAGCACGAACATCATCATAAAGACACGTTCATTACTAAATATATTTTTAGTATTGATCACAAAATGATTGCTAAGCAATACTTGATTACTGGTATTGTTATGGGAGTAATTGGTATTGCAATGTCCCTGCTTTTCAGAATGCAATTGGCTTGGCCAGAAGAGTCTTTTAAGATATTTAATGTTTTATTAGGAGATAAATTTGCACCTGACGGTGTAATGGCAAATGATATTTATTTAGCTTTAGTTACAATTCACGGTACCATAATGGTATTCTTTGTACTGACAGCTGGTTTAAGTGGAACTTTCAGTAATTTACTTATTCCGCTTCAAATCGGTGCAAGAGATATGGCTTCTGGATTCATGAATATGATTTCATATTGGTTATTTTTCGTATCTGCAGTAGTAATGTTATGTTCATTATTTGTTGAAGCTGGACCAGCTTCTGCAGGTTGGACAATCTATCCTCCATTGAGTGCATTGCCACAAGCAATTCCAGGATCTGGAACAGGTATGACATTATGGTTAGTATCGATGGCAATATTTATCGCATCTTCATTGATGGGATCTTTAAATTATATTGTTACAGTTCTTAACTTAAGAACAAAAGGAATGTCTATGACAAGACTTCCACTTACAATTTGGACATTTTTCGTGACAGCTATTATTGGTGTTATTTCTTTCCCAGTATTGTTATCTGCAGCTTTATTATTGATTTTTGATAGAAGTTTTGGTACATCATTCTTCTTATCTGATATCTATATTGCAGGAGAGGTTTTACACTACCAAGGAGGTTCTCCAGTATTGTTTGAGCACTTATTCTGGTTCTTAGGTCACCCTGAGGTTTATATTGTAATCTTACCAGCAATGGGTCTTGTATCTGAAATTATGGCTACGAACTCTCGTAAACCAATCTTTGGATATAGAGCGATGATTATGTCAGTTCTTGCAATTGCATTCTTATCTACTATTGTTTGGGGTCACCATATGTTTATTTCAGGTATGAATCCTTTCTTAGGATCAGTATTTACATTTACAACATTATTGATCGCAATTCCATCTGCTGTAAAAGCGTTCAACTGGATTACAACTTTATGGAAAGGTAATTTACAGTTTAACCCAGCAATGTTATTCTCTATTGGAATGGTTTCAACTTTCATTACTGGAGGTTTAACAGGAATCATTTTAGGAGATAGTACTTTAGATATTAACGTTCACGATACTTACTTCGTAATTGCTCACTTTCACTTAGTAATGGGTATCTCTGCACTTTACGGAATGTTTGCTGGTATTTACCACTGGTTTCCTAAAATGTACGGAAGAATGTTAAATAAAAACTTAGGTTATATTCACTTCTGGGTAACTGCAGTTTGTGCTTATGGAGTTTTCTTCCCAATGCACTTTATTGGATTAGCTGGTTTACCAAGACGTTACTATACAAACACTAACTTCCCATTATTTGATGATTTACAAAATGTGAATGTTTTAATTACAACATTTGCTCTTGTCGGAGGTGCGTTCCAATTAGTATTCTTATACAATTTCTTTAGCAGTATTTTCTACGGTAAGAAAGCAGTTCAAAACCCTTGGAGATCTACAACTTTAGAGTGGACAACTCCAGTAGAACATATCCACGGAAACTGGCCAGGAGAAATTCCTCACGTATACCGTTGGCCGTATGACTACAGTAACCCAAATCATGATGTAGATTTTGTGCCACAAAATGTACCAATGAAAGAAGGTGAAGAAGTTTTACACCACTAA